One Bacteroidota bacterium DNA window includes the following coding sequences:
- a CDS encoding STAS domain-containing protein, with protein MQIKKIIEKDAAQLLFSGDILGEADGAAVRSTIYNLAAADVKRVVIDLGDVRHINSAGLGSLVAGLITIRKSGGDIRLARVHDHVQEVLVVTRLVQIFDTHDTVKEALSAFGEAGSAQPRR; from the coding sequence ATGCAGATCAAAAAGATCATCGAGAAGGACGCCGCGCAATTGCTCTTCAGCGGCGACATTCTGGGGGAAGCGGATGGCGCGGCCGTGCGGAGCACGATCTACAACCTCGCGGCGGCGGATGTCAAGCGTGTGGTCATCGACCTGGGCGACGTGCGCCATATCAACAGCGCCGGTCTCGGCTCATTGGTCGCGGGGCTCATCACGATCCGAAAATCGGGCGGCGATATCCGCCTGGCCCGCGTTCACGACCATGTGCAGGAAGTATTGGTCGTCACCCGGCTCGTCCAGATCTTTGACACGCACGACACCGTCAAGGAGGCTCTCAGCGCATTCGGTGAGGCCGGAAGCGCGCAGCCGCGCCGGTAG